A region of the Candidatus Woesearchaeota archaeon genome:
GAAGGGCTTTTATTGAGAAATTCGCAGGAGAAGCAGGAAAATTCCTGAAGCCAGGAGGAACTCTTTTCATAAACCTTTTTTCAGATGAAATTTCGATTGTTGAAAAGCATTTCCTGATTAAAGGAAGAAAAGAGCTTTTCAGGAATTATTTCATAATCTCTGCTTCAAGGAAAGGAAATCATCAAAACTGATTATCCGAAACCTTTCATTCATGAATTCTATGATTTTTTCAGTTGTTTCCCTGGATTTTTCCCTGTTAAGGAAAAGATGGCTCTTAATTCCTTCATTTGTGAAATCCCTGTCATGAAAATTTATGTTGAGAATTCTTCCATTTTTTGAAATTCTTTCAAGCATTATTGCAGATTTATCAACGCCATAGTTTATCATTGAAGTGCCATTGAAGGGAAGCAGAGTATGCGTCATTGGAATTTCAAACTTGTCTCTATCAAGGTTCTTATTAAGCAGGTAATTTTTATAATAGCGAAAAGGAAATATCACTTTCAAGAGGGAAGAATCAGCCAGATAACCCCTTCTTTTTAGTAT
Encoded here:
- a CDS encoding polysaccharide deacetylase family protein encodes the protein MNDEKKAILLSVDLDGERAFLQKDKMRKDIFLQNGLPNALEFFNNLGIKPTFFVVGRNALDFPKEHRMLKKYDIGNHSFSHINFSSLNYVEKENEIKKGEDAIKKIIGKKPKVFRAPDYSIDESSISILKRRGYLADSSLLKVIFPFRYYKNYLLNKNLDRDKFEIPMTHTLLPFNGTSMINYGVDKSAIMLERISKNGRILNINFHDRDFTNEGIKSHLFLNREKSRETTEKIIEFMNERFRIISFDDFLSLKQRL